The Streptomyces sp. NBC_01142 genomic interval CGGCCCACACCCCCTCACCCGTACGGCACGTTCCACACCCGTACGGCCCGTTCCAGTGCCGCATGGGACCAGGATCCGTTCATCCTGGTCCCATGAGCGCCAAGCAGACATCGAGCGGCGGGAAGGGCCAGGTCAACGGCCGGTTCACTGCGGCCAGGATCAGCGTCATGGCGGTCGCGATCGTGGCTGTCGTCTTCATCTTCGAGAACACCCGGCAGGTCAAGATCCGGCTGCTGATCCCGGAAGTGACCATGCCTCTCTGCCTGGCC includes:
- a CDS encoding LapA family protein; the encoded protein is MSAKQTSSGGKGQVNGRFTAARISVMAVAIVAVVFIFENTRQVKIRLLIPEVTMPLCLALLAMFLIGVVCGAYFLRRRAK